In Halovivax gelatinilyticus, the following are encoded in one genomic region:
- a CDS encoding formyltransferase family protein — protein sequence MTDGETIRVGLVTDPHCYEWQVRAVERLVRDHRVEISMVVYDDSDGRSSEPSAAGGPLGFLGRLVETLRRERAWTLLVADRTLSRTVGGDRPLWRYRSVDSIDSIVDATVVPCEPRVDGCWYELPDDAVAQLAARCDVLVRFGFGLLRGDVLTAPEHGVLSFHPADIRRYRGLGPPAIFFDGRARAGSTLQRLDESIDGGEIVAYDEVSLDDCYTLWDVYDRLATVQIDLLAEGVANVADPAFEPESVPDDELGEYHSLSRRRSLSFSGRLIAKNLAGRIRRRFDRHRGPFVGGDDVVDDPSEPAVEPGSPVQRE from the coding sequence ATGACCGATGGCGAGACGATTCGCGTCGGACTCGTAACCGACCCGCACTGTTACGAGTGGCAGGTCAGAGCCGTCGAGCGGCTCGTCCGTGACCATCGCGTCGAAATCTCGATGGTGGTCTACGACGACAGCGACGGCCGATCGAGCGAGCCGTCCGCCGCGGGCGGTCCGCTCGGATTTCTCGGCCGACTCGTCGAGACGCTGCGACGCGAACGAGCCTGGACGCTTCTCGTTGCCGATCGAACGCTCTCGAGAACCGTCGGCGGCGATCGTCCGCTGTGGCGCTATCGGTCCGTCGACTCGATCGATTCGATCGTCGACGCGACCGTCGTCCCGTGTGAGCCCCGCGTCGACGGCTGCTGGTACGAACTGCCGGACGACGCCGTCGCCCAGCTGGCCGCGCGCTGTGACGTTCTCGTTCGATTCGGATTCGGATTACTCCGCGGAGACGTACTCACGGCACCCGAACACGGCGTACTTAGCTTTCATCCGGCGGACATCCGACGCTACCGGGGGCTCGGTCCGCCGGCGATCTTTTTCGACGGTCGCGCCCGCGCTGGCTCGACGTTGCAGCGTCTCGACGAATCCATCGACGGGGGTGAGATCGTCGCCTACGACGAGGTATCGCTCGACGACTGTTACACCCTCTGGGACGTCTACGACCGCCTGGCGACGGTGCAGATCGACCTCTTGGCCGAGGGCGTCGCCAACGTGGCCGATCCCGCCTTCGAACCCGAGTCCGTCCCCGACGACGAACTCGGCGAGTACCACTCGCTCTCTCGCCGGCGTTCGCTCTCGTTTTCGGGTCGCCTCATCGCGAAGAACCTCGCCGGACGCATCCGTCGACGGTTCGACCGACATCGCGGTCCGTTCGTCGGCGGCGATGACGTCGTCGACGATCCTTCGGAGCCGGCCGTCGAGCCCGGTTCGCCAGTCCAACGTGAGTAA
- a CDS encoding CARDB domain-containing protein, which translates to MMSHESNRIFRLGVLCALFACVAIVLVASVVVASAGSSSANTSVEPVESDAYAVVQGDRCLPIEPLGDGHQTVSEFYDYRNPATDPESYTYSSYGTTQLQEDDTSLLFLHEGSDGLSLVLLHDRLDGDTNGGAVTMQIDDLPAEGEWVVEDDDYEGRDDEFDHAETSSRITWVWSAGRTDGAAFNGGLDDSFEIDITPAFNEMADFRYDTGGYDGQITDWQVLTGDDHDPERVSLALDESVTVRSAGCTGVTDLDVAESTTVDGDVTINATVTNDGEREETVTVPFTVDGTVVDEQELTLGAGESTTVTTTVSADEVGTLAIAAGEVEATVEVVEAEDELPGFGPIVALVAALSVVAYLGRR; encoded by the coding sequence ATGATGTCACACGAATCGAATCGAATCTTCCGTCTCGGCGTGCTCTGTGCGCTGTTCGCCTGCGTCGCGATCGTCCTCGTCGCGTCGGTCGTCGTCGCCTCGGCCGGCTCGTCGTCGGCGAACACCAGCGTCGAACCGGTGGAATCAGACGCATACGCCGTCGTGCAGGGCGACCGGTGTCTCCCGATCGAACCGCTCGGCGACGGCCATCAGACCGTCTCCGAGTTCTACGACTACCGAAATCCGGCGACCGACCCCGAGTCTTACACCTACAGCTCGTACGGAACGACCCAGCTCCAGGAGGATGACACGAGCCTGCTCTTCCTCCACGAGGGGAGCGACGGGCTCAGCCTCGTCCTGCTTCACGACCGCCTCGACGGCGACACCAACGGCGGCGCGGTGACGATGCAGATCGACGACCTGCCCGCCGAGGGCGAGTGGGTCGTGGAGGACGACGACTACGAGGGCCGAGACGACGAGTTCGATCACGCGGAGACGTCGAGCCGGATCACCTGGGTCTGGTCGGCGGGCCGCACCGACGGCGCCGCGTTCAACGGCGGCCTCGACGACTCCTTCGAGATCGACATCACCCCCGCGTTCAACGAAATGGCCGACTTCCGGTACGACACCGGCGGCTACGATGGCCAGATCACCGACTGGCAGGTTCTCACCGGCGACGATCACGACCCGGAGCGAGTGTCGCTCGCGCTCGACGAGTCGGTGACCGTTCGCTCGGCCGGCTGCACCGGCGTAACCGACCTCGACGTCGCCGAGTCGACGACCGTCGACGGCGACGTCACGATCAACGCGACCGTGACGAACGACGGCGAGCGCGAGGAGACGGTGACGGTTCCGTTCACGGTAGACGGAACGGTCGTCGACGAGCAGGAACTGACCCTCGGTGCGGGCGAGTCGACGACGGTGACGACGACGGTGTCGGCCGACGAGGTCGGGACGCTTGCGATCGCGGCGGGCGAGGTCGAGGCGACCGTCGAGGTCGTCGAGGCGGAGGACGAACTGCCCGGGTTCGGCCCGATCGTCGCGCTGGTGGCCGCACTGAGCGTCGTTGCCTACCTGGGGCGTCGGTAG
- a CDS encoding sulfatase-like hydrolase/transferase, producing the protein MSERDPNVFVLTVDSLRWDAYDRLMSEVGEVVPGTTFTRAFATASNTGSSMPTLAAGVYCDEVADGTPNLDLGETSEDDGLTTLAEALSAAGYDASLWSDNVIFGEARNYDRGFSDGRTGTPSWKKRAQTVVQGTGSARLFNACRWAYFNVFDRIESTLSSNSSYYVPAKTHHQSVLDALSGTDGGQAHWIHYMDVHHPFEPPAEYLAKRDLNAPRRPAELAELSSSAIIQNAGGETTHGDVEDIEQAYLAACEHLRDELVSFVETLRDRGHYDPGHDVLVLTADHGEGFDRDLHGMLGHTPTPAFWDDLVHVPLLVSLPDWEHERVDYQVSLIDVVPTILSALSLSVPDSCQGVAASSPAELHRSHVYFTATGPYRSYHGVRNEHGWKLFADRISESSGIELMGTDERDDHERVLLTTVDDGEETIRYERSLDEDGVPTESTASTRWRGLHERLSDQRGGVATRRFDAQLSAETVEQLEQLGYVDNVR; encoded by the coding sequence ATGAGTGAACGTGATCCCAACGTATTCGTCCTGACCGTCGACTCGCTTCGGTGGGACGCCTACGATCGATTGATGTCTGAGGTCGGCGAGGTCGTCCCGGGCACGACGTTCACCCGGGCGTTCGCGACGGCGAGCAACACCGGGAGTTCGATGCCGACGCTGGCGGCGGGCGTCTACTGCGACGAAGTGGCCGACGGCACGCCGAACCTGGACCTCGGCGAGACGAGCGAGGACGACGGCCTCACGACGCTTGCCGAGGCGCTCTCGGCGGCCGGATACGACGCCTCCCTCTGGAGTGACAACGTCATCTTCGGCGAGGCGCGAAACTACGATCGGGGCTTTAGCGACGGTCGGACCGGGACGCCGAGCTGGAAGAAGCGCGCGCAGACCGTCGTCCAGGGAACCGGCTCGGCTCGGCTGTTCAACGCCTGTCGCTGGGCGTACTTCAACGTCTTCGACCGAATCGAATCGACCCTCTCCTCGAATTCCAGCTACTACGTCCCGGCGAAAACGCACCACCAATCGGTTCTCGACGCGCTCTCGGGAACGGACGGCGGCCAGGCTCACTGGATCCACTACATGGACGTCCACCACCCGTTCGAACCGCCCGCCGAGTACCTGGCCAAGCGTGATCTCAACGCGCCGCGGCGGCCGGCGGAACTCGCGGAACTCTCCTCGTCTGCCATCATCCAGAACGCGGGCGGCGAGACGACGCACGGGGACGTCGAAGACATCGAGCAGGCCTACCTGGCCGCATGCGAACACCTCCGCGACGAACTCGTCTCGTTCGTCGAGACGCTTCGCGACCGGGGTCACTACGACCCGGGCCACGACGTGCTGGTACTCACCGCAGACCACGGCGAGGGGTTCGACCGCGACCTCCACGGCATGCTCGGGCACACGCCGACCCCGGCGTTCTGGGACGACCTCGTCCACGTCCCGCTGCTCGTCTCGCTTCCCGACTGGGAGCACGAGCGGGTCGACTACCAGGTGAGTCTGATCGACGTCGTCCCGACGATTCTGTCTGCGCTCTCCCTGTCGGTTCCGGACTCGTGTCAGGGCGTGGCCGCCTCGTCACCAGCGGAGCTCCACCGCTCGCACGTCTACTTCACGGCGACCGGTCCCTACCGATCCTATCACGGCGTTCGTAACGAACACGGCTGGAAGCTGTTCGCCGACCGCATCAGCGAGTCGAGCGGGATCGAACTCATGGGGACCGACGAGCGCGACGACCACGAACGCGTCCTGCTCACGACGGTCGACGACGGCGAGGAGACGATCCGCTACGAGCGATCGCTCGACGAAGATGGGGTGCCGACGGAATCGACGGCGTCGACGCGCTGGCGCGGCTTACACGAACGGCTGTCCGACCAGCGCGGCGGGGTCGCCACTCGACGGTTCGACGCCCAGCTCTCGGCGGAGACCGTCGAACAGTTAGAACAGCTCGGCTACGTCGACAACGTCCGGTGA
- a CDS encoding flippase, which produces MTERGRLRSRFTFEFGGRILATTAGGLLMVVLARLLGPEDYGLLFLAIAVFGVLGVASKLGIAKSCARYVAEYKESDPAQLPHILRVALLFNVGAVVTVCVALLIGHRHLAAFLDEPSLTPLLLLGLGYLVFEALATFARLVLQGLEEIELAATVHVTNRITRLIFVVGFAVLGFGALGALVGYIMSFAISSLLGLWLVYRYCLRGIEPATSVESGLKRRIGEYTVPLTATSTANVLDKQIDTVLVGLFLSPIAVSAYVLSKQIVEFLEAPVSALGFTLSPTFAAQKADGNTDRAARLYETALTHALLLYVPAAAGLVLVAEPTITLVFGSDYLGAVPVLQVLSLYAILLSVTKITSNALDFLGRAKARAIVKGSTALLNVALNLVLIPLIGVVGAAIATVITYSIYTGANLYIIHRELDLRLGLVARRTGAIIGVAAVMTGTIYPMYGSIDGWPSLLGVVLFGVVVWALCSQLAGLLELPRTQINS; this is translated from the coding sequence ATGACCGAACGGGGGCGCTTGCGCTCTCGCTTTACGTTCGAGTTTGGCGGTCGAATACTCGCGACCACAGCTGGCGGTCTACTGATGGTCGTACTCGCGAGGTTGCTTGGACCCGAGGATTACGGGCTTCTATTCCTCGCGATCGCCGTGTTCGGTGTGTTGGGGGTGGCTAGCAAACTCGGAATTGCGAAATCCTGTGCCAGATACGTCGCCGAGTACAAAGAGTCAGATCCAGCGCAACTACCGCACATTCTCCGTGTCGCTCTACTGTTCAATGTAGGCGCCGTCGTCACCGTCTGTGTCGCCCTCTTGATCGGTCACCGACACCTGGCTGCGTTCCTCGACGAGCCGTCGTTGACGCCGTTGTTGTTGCTCGGTCTGGGGTACCTCGTCTTCGAGGCGCTGGCGACGTTTGCCAGGCTCGTGTTGCAGGGGTTAGAGGAGATCGAACTCGCCGCGACCGTCCACGTGACCAATCGAATCACTCGGCTCATCTTCGTCGTCGGGTTCGCCGTCCTCGGTTTCGGCGCTCTCGGCGCCCTCGTTGGCTACATTATGAGTTTCGCCATCTCGTCGCTGCTCGGCCTCTGGCTCGTCTATCGCTACTGTCTGCGAGGCATCGAACCGGCGACCTCAGTCGAATCCGGGCTGAAACGCCGCATCGGTGAATACACCGTGCCACTGACGGCGACGAGTACGGCGAACGTCCTCGACAAGCAAATCGACACCGTCCTCGTAGGCCTGTTTCTCTCGCCGATCGCCGTCTCCGCGTACGTCCTCAGCAAACAGATCGTCGAATTCCTCGAGGCACCCGTTTCGGCGCTCGGGTTCACCCTTTCGCCCACGTTTGCCGCGCAGAAAGCCGACGGGAATACGGATCGGGCAGCGCGCCTCTACGAAACCGCGCTCACTCATGCGTTGTTACTGTACGTGCCCGCCGCGGCTGGACTCGTCCTCGTCGCTGAACCAACTATCACCCTCGTCTTCGGGTCCGACTATCTGGGCGCGGTTCCCGTATTGCAGGTGCTCTCGCTGTACGCGATCTTGTTGTCCGTCACGAAGATAACGAGCAACGCGCTCGATTTCCTCGGGCGTGCGAAGGCTCGAGCGATCGTTAAGGGTTCGACGGCCCTGTTGAACGTCGCCTTGAACCTCGTGTTGATCCCGCTGATCGGCGTCGTCGGCGCCGCAATCGCCACGGTGATCACCTACTCGATCTACACCGGGGCGAATCTCTATATTATCCACCGGGAACTCGATTTGCGCCTCGGACTGGTCGCCCGAAGAACCGGGGCGATCATCGGTGTGGCTGCGGTGATGACCGGTACCATCTACCCGATGTACGGTAGCATCGATGGCTGGCCATCCCTACTTGGAGTCGTCCTGTTCGGTGTCGTCGTGTGGGCGCTGTGCTCACAACTGGCCGGACTCCTCGAACTTCCACGAACCCAGATCAACTCATGA
- a CDS encoding glycosyltransferase codes for MRILQLAPQDDSPPFELQVRALEARGIECTTVTVPGSVGPNTSRSVVDYLRFHPAVLRESFGSYDLVHANYGLTVPFALAQPRLPVVCSLWGSDLDGELGWISRHAARFCEATIVMSERMRHSLGRPAHVIPHGVDLDVFRPQPRSSAVAELDWDPDARHVLFPYKPDRTVKHYERAARIVEAVDDACATPVTLQTAEGVPHERMSTYMNAADCLLLTSRREGSPNVVKEALACNLPVVSTDVGDVRERIDGVVPSAVCETDGALRQAVQTIVERGERSNGRAQATEIDAERMAADLEAVYRSVADERSVRTRPHADRMDEDRVADESENRSNADSIESDPVTALRTVDRSSRIRR; via the coding sequence ATGCGTATTCTCCAGCTCGCGCCGCAGGACGACTCGCCACCGTTCGAACTCCAGGTTCGGGCGCTCGAAGCGCGGGGTATCGAGTGTACGACGGTGACGGTTCCCGGATCGGTCGGTCCGAACACGTCTCGGTCGGTCGTCGACTACCTGCGCTTTCACCCGGCGGTCCTTCGCGAGTCGTTCGGATCGTACGACCTGGTACACGCGAACTACGGGCTCACAGTTCCGTTCGCGCTCGCACAGCCGCGCCTACCGGTCGTCTGCTCGCTCTGGGGCTCCGACCTCGACGGCGAGCTTGGCTGGATCAGCCGGCACGCGGCGCGCTTTTGCGAGGCGACGATCGTGATGTCAGAGCGGATGCGCCACAGCCTCGGTCGACCCGCACACGTGATACCACACGGCGTCGACCTGGACGTCTTTCGCCCGCAGCCCCGATCTTCGGCCGTGGCAGAACTCGACTGGGATCCCGACGCTCGACACGTCCTCTTTCCGTACAAACCGGATCGGACGGTCAAACACTACGAGCGAGCGGCGCGCATCGTCGAGGCCGTCGACGACGCGTGTGCGACGCCCGTCACGCTCCAGACCGCCGAAGGGGTTCCCCACGAGCGCATGTCGACGTACATGAACGCGGCCGACTGCCTGCTTCTGACCTCCCGGCGGGAAGGATCGCCGAACGTCGTCAAGGAGGCGCTCGCGTGTAACCTGCCGGTCGTCTCGACCGACGTCGGCGACGTTCGCGAGCGGATCGACGGGGTCGTCCCGTCGGCCGTCTGCGAAACCGACGGCGCCCTCCGCCAGGCCGTCCAGACGATCGTCGAGCGCGGCGAACGATCGAACGGTCGGGCGCAAGCGACCGAAATCGACGCCGAGCGGATGGCGGCGGATCTGGAGGCCGTCTACCGATCGGTCGCAGACGAGCGATCGGTCCGGACGAGACCGCACGCCGATCGGATGGACGAGGACCGAGTCGCCGACGAATCGGAGAACCGTTCGAACGCGGATTCGATAGAGTCGGATCCGGTGACGGCTCTCCGAACGGTAGATCGGTCGAGTCGAATCAGAAGATGA
- a CDS encoding methyltransferase domain-containing protein translates to MIDLQGVISFTEDDHRGDVPDHDVDLASFTDALRSNSMRTAIDHVAIDASECETFLTDLLDVRRDVWHALVDGHISGRCLDLYAGYGRRSIALSARAESVHAVDPSLSKLTIASLREDAPRHSRIVPVHTELNRLPFAPASFDTIVVDLSGRSNVKETLRELSPYLRDGGSLLAIVDGWSKRTGIASLAGLVSDEVRLSSGVRPGTPSGYRSVASDLGFDACSVYALFPSASRPLYAYEVGCDRASRWLFESELPNRDRLASAIDPVLPLVRNSGILEGSLPSYLLACSKTPTRDAPSRFDAPVAVAGRARSVVLDVGVDGITDVWKLPNRPGHALLTERENSLLWRLHELDVDVTETLPDGEPVESPIGVARHERPVRGRPLDESLADHPDDFEQVLETGYEWLASFQRTVRGDSIERSPTSVRDELSFDPAGVDPPQIETPVVTFETPIHGDFIARNIHVENGSITGVIDWEYGIPDGCPVVDAGRLLIDAALQTVGDFDGAVRTVLCGDTEYAVRARAAVQEYCDAVDLPYRTFERCLPATYVHRLELDFQVDAPSTYGSRVAERARRAQRLADSVGEMTLSV, encoded by the coding sequence GTGATCGATCTCCAGGGCGTTATCTCGTTCACCGAGGACGACCATCGTGGAGATGTTCCCGATCACGATGTCGACCTCGCTTCGTTTACCGACGCGCTCCGATCGAACTCGATGCGCACGGCCATCGACCACGTCGCTATCGACGCCAGTGAGTGCGAGACGTTCCTGACAGATCTCCTTGACGTCCGCCGCGACGTCTGGCACGCGCTCGTAGACGGCCACATTAGTGGACGCTGTCTCGATCTCTACGCAGGGTACGGTCGACGTTCGATTGCCCTTTCGGCGCGTGCTGAATCCGTCCACGCTGTCGATCCGTCCCTGTCGAAACTCACGATCGCCTCGCTACGCGAAGACGCACCGAGGCACAGTCGTATCGTCCCGGTACACACCGAACTGAACCGGTTACCGTTCGCCCCGGCTTCATTCGATACCATCGTCGTGGATCTCTCGGGCCGATCGAACGTGAAAGAGACGCTACGGGAGCTTTCGCCCTATCTCAGAGACGGCGGCTCTCTCCTCGCTATCGTGGATGGCTGGTCGAAGAGAACCGGGATCGCGTCACTTGCGGGTCTCGTGAGCGACGAGGTACGTCTGTCGAGTGGCGTGCGTCCCGGAACGCCGAGCGGCTATCGATCCGTTGCGTCCGATCTCGGCTTCGACGCGTGTTCCGTCTATGCGCTATTCCCGAGCGCGTCGCGCCCACTCTACGCGTACGAAGTCGGCTGTGACCGTGCGTCCCGGTGGCTGTTCGAATCGGAACTGCCGAATCGGGATCGACTCGCATCGGCGATCGATCCGGTTCTTCCGCTGGTCCGGAACAGCGGCATTCTCGAAGGGAGCCTGCCGAGTTACCTCCTCGCGTGCTCGAAGACGCCGACACGCGACGCTCCGTCGAGATTCGACGCACCGGTTGCTGTTGCTGGTCGCGCCCGATCCGTCGTTCTCGACGTCGGGGTAGACGGTATCACCGACGTCTGGAAGCTTCCGAATCGTCCCGGACACGCACTGCTCACGGAGCGGGAAAATTCGCTGTTGTGGCGGCTCCACGAACTAGATGTCGACGTGACCGAGACGCTTCCCGATGGCGAACCGGTCGAGTCTCCGATCGGAGTAGCCCGCCACGAACGTCCTGTTCGTGGGCGGCCGCTCGACGAGTCACTCGCCGATCACCCCGACGACTTCGAACAGGTCCTCGAAACCGGATACGAGTGGCTAGCGTCGTTCCAGCGAACCGTTCGCGGTGACTCGATCGAACGATCACCGACGTCGGTTCGTGACGAACTCTCATTCGACCCCGCCGGCGTGGACCCGCCCCAGATCGAGACACCCGTTGTAACGTTCGAAACGCCGATTCATGGCGACTTCATCGCCCGTAACATCCACGTCGAGAACGGATCGATAACCGGCGTAATCGATTGGGAGTACGGTATTCCAGACGGGTGTCCGGTCGTCGATGCGGGCCGTCTCTTGATAGATGCGGCCCTTCAGACCGTTGGCGACTTCGATGGGGCTGTTCGCACCGTACTCTGTGGGGATACCGAGTACGCAGTTCGAGCGAGAGCGGCCGTTCAGGAGTACTGTGATGCGGTCGATCTGCCATACCGAACCTTCGAACGGTGTCTTCCGGCGACGTACGTCCACCGCCTCGAACTCGACTTCCAGGTCGATGCCCCGAGCACGTACGGGTCGCGCGTGGCGGAGCGAGCCCGACGCGCGCAACGTCTCGCCGACTCTGTGGGAGAGATGACACTATCGGTGTGA
- a CDS encoding metalloprotease family protein: protein MSLLGALVTFVTFPGVVAHELAHEKTCDWSGVPVFEVCYFRFGNPAGYVVHAEPAKYRHAVAISLAPFAFNSILAVSAFAGLALLLPEGSSLSQIGYVEVIVCWLGLSFGMHAFPSSGDASALWGQTKSRWRRSPSALLGVPVIALIYVVNVLSALWLDLFYAIALLLLVLELFSMGVV, encoded by the coding sequence ATGAGTCTCCTCGGGGCGCTGGTCACGTTCGTCACGTTTCCCGGCGTGGTCGCTCACGAACTGGCCCACGAGAAGACGTGCGACTGGTCCGGGGTTCCGGTCTTCGAAGTGTGTTACTTCCGGTTCGGGAACCCGGCCGGATACGTCGTCCACGCTGAGCCGGCGAAATACCGCCACGCGGTGGCGATCAGCCTCGCGCCGTTCGCCTTCAACTCGATCCTCGCCGTCTCCGCGTTCGCCGGGCTGGCGCTGTTGCTCCCTGAGGGTAGCTCTCTGTCCCAGATCGGATACGTCGAGGTCATCGTGTGCTGGCTCGGGCTGAGCTTCGGGATGCACGCGTTTCCGAGTTCTGGAGATGCCTCGGCGCTCTGGGGCCAGACGAAGTCGCGCTGGCGTCGCTCGCCGAGCGCGTTGCTCGGCGTCCCGGTGATCGCGCTGATCTACGTGGTGAACGTTCTGAGCGCGCTCTGGCTGGATCTATTCTACGCGATCGCGCTGTTACTGCTCGTGCTGGAACTGTTCTCGATGGGCGTCGTCTGA
- a CDS encoding polysaccharide deacetylase family protein — MTGTVTISIEVELGWGLAHWGKLDKLSEDRREETRYLTHLLERCDDHDVPITFDVVAHLFHDSCDGQHDGPHEHGWWDVDPGTSVVEDPEFYAPDMIESIRSSLTDHELCTHTYSHVECDDVDPEVVEWELDRADEIHRRHGVAESESIVPPRHSPPPSAVLADGGIGVKRVPHYRADGEERPSTPVGKLYEILFDRHPAIDPSETDDVVETYSTEYTSFAVPYLQTGTYEPHPVYRTIPRSIRRRLHAWNLRRGVDAAADGDDVHFWCHLYDLANDEQWPQIDSFLGYLAKRRDAGDVEIRTMRELGRSADTTDARPVPITIDRAK; from the coding sequence ATGACGGGTACCGTCACCATCAGCATCGAAGTCGAACTCGGGTGGGGACTCGCACACTGGGGGAAACTGGACAAACTGAGCGAGGACCGGCGCGAGGAGACCCGCTACCTCACGCACCTGCTCGAACGCTGTGACGACCACGACGTTCCGATCACGTTCGACGTCGTTGCTCACCTCTTTCACGACTCGTGCGACGGGCAGCACGACGGTCCGCACGAACACGGCTGGTGGGACGTCGATCCGGGTACCTCCGTCGTCGAGGACCCGGAGTTCTACGCGCCGGACATGATCGAGTCTATCAGGTCCAGCCTGACGGATCACGAACTCTGTACGCACACGTATTCGCACGTCGAGTGCGACGACGTCGACCCCGAGGTCGTCGAGTGGGAACTGGATCGAGCCGACGAGATTCACCGCCGACACGGCGTGGCCGAGAGCGAATCGATCGTCCCTCCGCGACACAGCCCGCCGCCGTCGGCCGTCCTCGCGGACGGCGGCATCGGCGTCAAACGCGTCCCGCACTACCGCGCCGACGGCGAAGAACGCCCGTCGACCCCGGTCGGAAAGCTCTACGAGATCCTCTTCGATCGCCACCCCGCGATCGATCCCAGCGAGACGGACGACGTCGTCGAGACCTACAGCACGGAGTACACGTCGTTCGCCGTTCCGTACCTTCAGACCGGCACGTACGAACCGCACCCAGTCTATCGGACGATTCCTCGTTCGATTCGTCGCCGCCTCCACGCGTGGAACCTCCGTCGCGGCGTCGACGCCGCGGCCGACGGCGATGACGTCCACTTCTGGTGTCACCTCTACGACCTCGCGAACGACGAGCAGTGGCCCCAGATCGACTCGTTTCTCGGCTACCTCGCGAAACGACGCGACGCCGGCGACGTCGAGATTCGGACCATGCGCGAACTTGGTCGGTCGGCAGACACTACTGACGCCAGACCGGTTCCCATTACAATCGACCGGGCGAAGTAG
- a CDS encoding oligosaccharide flippase family protein, producing MPISTEQIRDIKASFVARIVHTVTNGLLVVALASYLLGPDEYGLLFLVLSILVVAQVFADLGVSRSAARYVSEYKETDPGQVPHIVRVSLAFRVMMLAVVCLAVVLARPWIAAVLDEPALASLLVVGVCYLAFKSLTAYHVGLFQGFSRLEYSAAVGIVDNVGRLVFVVGFVALGFGVVGALAGYVVGAVLATALGLAILYWKCYRPCERAERAEPGLKRRILEYSVPLTASESANVVDRRVDILLVGFFLTPAAVGFYTLAKQITEFVEAPAGSVGFALSPAYGEEKARDRLDHAARIYETSFSYVLLLYVPAAVGMVLLAEPGITIVFGDEYAGAVPVLQILSLFVLFKAINSITTQSIDYLGRARTRAIVKGITAAGNVALNIVLIPTMGLVGAAIATVVTFGAYTLANVAIMHAELPIRTKRFVGVAAGTTAISILMGFVVLALAPFISGYLTLFGVVGVGVGIWAALVTATGLVDLRESIATFV from the coding sequence ATGCCGATCAGCACCGAACAGATTCGAGATATCAAGGCGTCGTTCGTCGCTCGAATCGTCCACACGGTGACGAACGGGCTCCTCGTCGTCGCGCTCGCGAGTTACCTCCTCGGACCCGACGAGTACGGATTGCTGTTTCTGGTACTCTCGATACTGGTGGTGGCGCAGGTGTTCGCCGACCTGGGCGTCTCCCGATCGGCCGCGCGGTACGTCTCGGAGTACAAGGAGACCGATCCCGGACAGGTTCCACACATCGTCCGCGTCTCGCTCGCGTTTCGGGTGATGATGCTCGCCGTCGTCTGTCTCGCGGTCGTACTCGCCCGACCGTGGATCGCGGCGGTGCTCGACGAACCCGCGCTGGCCTCGTTGCTCGTCGTCGGCGTCTGCTACCTGGCGTTCAAGTCGCTGACGGCCTACCACGTCGGCCTCTTTCAGGGATTCAGTCGACTCGAGTACAGCGCGGCGGTCGGCATCGTCGACAACGTCGGCCGACTCGTCTTCGTCGTCGGGTTCGTCGCCCTCGGCTTCGGGGTGGTCGGAGCGCTCGCCGGCTACGTCGTCGGGGCGGTGCTCGCGACGGCGCTCGGGCTCGCGATCCTGTACTGGAAGTGCTACCGCCCCTGCGAGCGAGCCGAACGGGCGGAGCCCGGACTCAAACGCCGCATCCTCGAGTACAGCGTCCCGCTGACGGCCTCCGAGAGTGCGAACGTCGTCGATCGCCGGGTCGACATTCTCCTGGTCGGGTTCTTCCTGACGCCGGCCGCCGTGGGATTCTACACCCTCGCAAAGCAGATCACGGAGTTCGTCGAGGCGCCCGCGGGCTCCGTCGGGTTCGCCCTCTCGCCGGCCTACGGCGAGGAGAAGGCGAGAGATCGACTCGATCACGCGGCCCGGATCTACGAAACCTCGTTCTCGTACGTCCTCTTGCTGTACGTTCCGGCAGCCGTCGGCATGGTCCTGCTCGCCGAACCGGGGATCACGATCGTCTTCGGCGACGAGTACGCCGGAGCGGTGCCCGTCCTCCAGATACTCTCGCTCTTCGTGCTCTTTAAGGCGATAAACAGCATCACGACCCAGTCGATCGACTACCTCGGTCGCGCCAGAACGCGCGCCATCGTCAAGGGCATCACCGCCGCGGGGAACGTCGCGTTGAACATCGTGCTCATCCCGACGATGGGCCTCGTCGGGGCGGCGATCGCGACCGTCGTGACGTTCGGCGCCTACACGCTGGCGAACGTCGCCATCATGCACGCCGAGTTGCCGATCCGAACGAAACGGTTCGTCGGCGTCGCCGCGGGCACGACGGCCATCTCGATCCTGATGGGCTTTGTCGTCCTCGCGCTCGCACCGTTCATCTCCGGCTACCTCACGCTGTTCGGCGTCGTCGGCGTCGGCGTCGGGATCTGGGCGGCGCTCGTCACCGCGACCGGCCTGGTCGACCTGCGCGAATCGATCGCGACCTTCGTCTGA